A portion of the Candidatus Nitrosotenuis aquarius genome contains these proteins:
- a CDS encoding integrase: protein MKIENKDLQITNHSALELFYHGIKSKETKDKYTRTLRRILNDILENVLEGSFEERASQLVNKTKKDPDWGMSVVLALSKKLKERSELPKNDPNYLNPSTIPNYFKPVRKLFEMNNVPLVWRRVMATFPELDNNDKGRAYTRKEIADMLRFGNGAIDRAIVLVAASSGIRVGGFDLTWGDMRPVYRIGDKLAFDITESEQTHAQVVCAILTIYKNTPDEYPGFITPEAYNAIQDYKKEWVQQTGKEPKLQDPLFKKDGVFARKLPPNAVRARIDDILKRAQLRTPLVKGKRRHEIPAMNGFRRFFNKVNKETISKDSHLAALIKKEFMMNHTGLVKLDRNYYQAHIFELIEEYLNAVPNLTISDEERMKVENKKLRNEKSELEKQIPSLVNDAVARIKDELYRDGWKTRP from the coding sequence ATGAAGATAGAGAACAAGGATTTGCAGATCACAAACCATAGTGCTTTAGAGTTATTCTATCATGGAATAAAGTCCAAGGAAACCAAGGACAAGTACACTAGGACTTTGCGAAGAATACTCAATGATATCTTGGAAAATGTATTGGAGGGAAGCTTTGAGGAAAGGGCTTCGCAGCTTGTCAACAAGACCAAGAAAGACCCTGACTGGGGAATGTCTGTGGTACTTGCACTATCAAAGAAGCTGAAGGAAAGATCAGAGCTTCCAAAGAATGACCCAAACTACCTCAATCCATCCACTATTCCAAACTACTTCAAGCCTGTGAGAAAGCTGTTTGAGATGAACAATGTTCCATTGGTATGGAGAAGGGTGATGGCGACCTTTCCGGAACTGGATAACAACGACAAAGGCAGGGCCTACACCAGAAAAGAGATTGCAGACATGCTCAGGTTTGGCAACGGTGCAATCGACAGGGCAATAGTGCTAGTTGCTGCAAGTTCCGGCATACGCGTGGGAGGATTTGATCTCACATGGGGAGACATGAGACCAGTCTACAGAATAGGTGACAAGCTAGCTTTTGACATAACAGAATCCGAACAAACCCATGCACAAGTCGTCTGTGCAATACTAACAATATACAAGAACACACCTGACGAGTATCCTGGGTTCATCACTCCTGAAGCATACAATGCAATACAAGATTACAAAAAAGAATGGGTCCAACAAACCGGAAAAGAACCAAAACTGCAAGATCCTCTTTTCAAAAAAGATGGAGTCTTTGCAAGAAAGCTTCCACCAAATGCTGTCAGGGCCAGGATTGACGACATACTCAAAAGGGCACAACTCAGGACTCCGTTGGTAAAGGGAAAGAGAAGACATGAAATTCCGGCAATGAACGGCTTTAGGAGATTTTTCAACAAAGTCAACAAGGAGACAATATCAAAGGACTCCCACTTGGCAGCCTTGATCAAAAAGGAATTCATGATGAACCACACCGGCTTGGTCAAGCTGGACAGGAACTACTATCAGGCACACATCTTTGAGCTGATTGAGGAATACCTGAATGCAGTGCCAAACTTGACTATCTCGGATGAGGAAAGGATGAAAGTAGAAAACAAAAAACTAAGAAATGAAAAATCTGAATTGGAGAAACAAATACCTTCCCTTGTGAATGACGCTGTTGCTAGAATCAAGGATGAGCTCTACAGAGATGGCTGGAAAACTAGGCCTTAG
- a CDS encoding SRPBCC family protein — protein MTTVSKSIDIKAPVDTVFTYFARPEHVSDQMSDKGVGMTVIPMDIKEGMGVGTTFRIVGDFSGKRLEWDCETTEFVRERKISAKMISGPFKKWDITTEFTPKTERLTTVTMTVNYEMPFGPLGGILNKVKFAKTAEKGMESALFRVRGLLEGNGSIPVYITLDAYQKLLAEKKKMNNIPVSTVLTAILDKYSEIEAKTSN, from the coding sequence TTGACCACAGTTAGCAAATCAATCGACATCAAAGCTCCCGTTGACACCGTTTTTACATACTTTGCAAGACCAGAGCACGTCTCTGACCAAATGTCTGACAAGGGTGTAGGAATGACAGTCATTCCAATGGATATCAAAGAGGGAATGGGTGTTGGAACAACATTTCGAATCGTAGGCGACTTTAGCGGAAAAAGACTAGAATGGGATTGCGAGACAACGGAATTTGTCAGGGAAAGAAAGATCTCTGCAAAAATGATCTCAGGACCATTCAAGAAATGGGATATTACCACGGAATTTACGCCAAAGACAGAGCGACTAACCACTGTCACAATGACGGTAAACTATGAGATGCCGTTTGGTCCACTGGGCGGAATCCTAAACAAGGTAAAATTCGCCAAGACTGCTGAAAAAGGAATGGAAAGCGCACTCTTCAGAGTCCGAGGACTGCTAGAAGGAAACGGCTCCATACCAGTATACATCACACTGGATGCATACCAAAAACTATTGGCAGAAAAGAAAAAGATGAACAACATCCCAGTTTCGACAGTTTTGACTGCTATTCTGGACAAATACAGCGAAATCGAAGCAAAAACTTCAAACTAA
- a CDS encoding COX15/CtaA family protein, translating to MRLQYLALASLIVLYSLMFIGGYVSASGLGLSCPDWPLCPNGILPDDEFFIEWVHRFVAATTGSLIIATTVGVWLNKKSDGKIKMTSTLATIFVITQITLGALVIEAKLHAVLVAVHLGIGILLFAMTLLTAIFAFRMARQAVSTQA from the coding sequence TTGCGTCTTCAATACCTAGCCCTAGCATCCCTGATAGTCTTGTATTCGCTAATGTTCATTGGCGGATATGTTTCCGCATCTGGCCTTGGATTGTCATGTCCTGACTGGCCGCTATGCCCTAATGGAATATTGCCTGATGATGAATTCTTCATAGAGTGGGTACACAGATTCGTTGCGGCAACAACAGGCAGCTTGATAATTGCGACAACCGTTGGAGTCTGGCTCAACAAAAAATCCGATGGAAAAATCAAGATGACATCTACCCTGGCAACAATATTTGTCATAACCCAGATAACATTGGGCGCACTGGTAATAGAGGCAAAACTGCATGCTGTACTGGTTGCTGTACACCTTGGAATTGGGATCTTGCTTTTTGCAATGACTCTGCTTACTGCGATATTTGCGTTTAGGATGGCAAGGCAGGCAGTATCCACGCAGGCCTAG
- a CDS encoding plastocyanin/azurin family copper-binding protein: protein MSHETPIYRTTPARTAKMMAIMCGVCIAGGALFFAFWDYWISMPPGVQAMTGDHAPGPAVASGKTIPVTLNFVESSDFKQLAFNALPNEEGHNPTIQANVGDKVEFTIVNKGVSFHAFGVTPAKEGFSDILAGTEVASMNNPLKPGESGTSSFIPTSEGTFYYICTVPGHREMGMVGEIVVGPKGEAPKAAAPTGISHTFDLNFVESADFKTLAFNALPGEEGHNPEIKVKSGDTVTIKSANNGISFHSFGVVSNPDDVNSIVFNSAIGSMNNPIKPKEAKEVTFTAGAPGSYSYICTVPGHAALGMQGNFIVE from the coding sequence ATGTCGCACGAAACACCAATCTATAGGACAACTCCTGCAAGAACCGCAAAAATGATGGCAATCATGTGCGGTGTCTGCATCGCAGGTGGCGCTTTATTCTTTGCATTTTGGGATTATTGGATATCAATGCCGCCAGGAGTACAGGCAATGACAGGAGATCATGCCCCAGGTCCGGCAGTTGCTTCCGGCAAGACAATCCCAGTTACACTGAATTTCGTAGAATCATCTGACTTTAAGCAATTGGCATTCAATGCACTTCCAAACGAAGAAGGACACAATCCAACCATTCAGGCAAACGTTGGCGACAAGGTCGAATTCACCATAGTAAACAAGGGCGTATCATTCCATGCATTTGGCGTCACTCCGGCAAAGGAAGGATTTAGCGACATACTTGCAGGAACTGAGGTTGCAAGCATGAACAACCCATTAAAACCAGGAGAAAGTGGAACCTCATCATTCATACCGACAAGCGAGGGTACATTCTACTACATTTGTACAGTTCCAGGACACAGAGAAATGGGAATGGTAGGTGAAATTGTGGTAGGGCCAAAAGGCGAAGCCCCAAAGGCAGCAGCTCCTACGGGCATTAGTCACACGTTTGACCTCAATTTCGTAGAGTCTGCTGATTTCAAGACCTTAGCGTTTAACGCACTGCCTGGCGAGGAAGGCCACAATCCGGAAATAAAGGTCAAGTCTGGCGACACTGTTACCATAAAATCAGCAAACAACGGCATATCATTCCACTCATTTGGTGTTGTCTCAAATCCTGATGATGTGAACAGCATTGTCTTCAACTCTGCAATCGGCTCTATGAACAATCCAATCAAGCCCAAAGAGGCAAAAGAAGTAACATTTACTGCGGGAGCCCCAGGATCATATAGCTACATTTGTACCGTTCCAGGACATGCGGCACTTGGAATGCAAGGCAACTTTATAGTAGAATAA
- a CDS encoding cytochrome c oxidase subunit I: MVLELSKPRPIWQIMFSTHHTDVGLLYTITSLTFFFLGGALALGIRAELFLPGSQIIADSMTFNRMFTVHGTTLIFLFLLPFASAVGNYFVPIMVRYKDMAYPKLNAVAFWMIPPAGALIWLGFADFTWYATPPYSAIRSPGPAADMWIFAQKILGVSSILGAINFIVTILKCKHPDLPLSKVPLLAWSFLSSSLIIIVAVPTFAAALVMLLTDRLGVSGFFDPAKGGDPIAYQHLFWFTFHPEVYVLVIPAIGMMYEIIPRFSRRPIFSQSSGIFAFVMLSIVGFSSWAHHMYATGMSFTEKTVFMIGTLAAVPASAMHVFNFIATMWGARIRFATPMMWAVGGIALFFSAGAGGVANAAMPFDFITHDSYWVVGHFHLFVMGTIAFGSIGFLYYMFPFITGRMYNETMGKIHFIMSMAGTVMVFFTQHVLGLYGMPRRVFDYIPQPEIIVMNQIASVGAMIIGVSMGLWIFNMIYSSARGKEANMDDPWNLGGKYYFPHQAKTPHH, from the coding sequence ATGGTACTAGAGCTATCCAAGCCGCGCCCAATTTGGCAGATAATGTTTTCGACTCACCACACCGATGTCGGATTATTATACACAATCACGTCGCTGACATTCTTCTTCCTAGGTGGCGCACTGGCGCTAGGAATCAGGGCAGAACTATTCCTTCCTGGAAGTCAGATAATTGCAGATTCGATGACATTTAACCGAATGTTTACAGTCCATGGAACAACTCTGATCTTCTTATTCCTCTTGCCATTTGCATCTGCAGTTGGAAACTATTTCGTTCCTATAATGGTTAGATACAAAGACATGGCATACCCAAAGCTAAATGCAGTCGCATTCTGGATGATTCCGCCGGCAGGCGCACTAATCTGGCTTGGCTTTGCAGACTTTACTTGGTATGCAACACCTCCATACTCTGCAATTCGTTCTCCGGGTCCTGCAGCAGACATGTGGATTTTTGCCCAGAAAATCCTTGGCGTGTCATCGATTCTAGGCGCAATTAATTTCATAGTTACAATACTAAAATGCAAGCATCCTGACTTGCCCCTGAGCAAAGTACCGTTGCTTGCCTGGTCATTTTTGAGCTCATCGTTGATCATCATAGTTGCAGTCCCAACATTTGCAGCTGCCCTTGTAATGTTGCTAACAGACAGACTGGGCGTTTCTGGATTCTTTGATCCTGCCAAGGGCGGAGACCCAATTGCGTACCAGCACTTGTTCTGGTTTACGTTCCACCCTGAGGTGTATGTGCTGGTAATTCCTGCAATCGGAATGATGTATGAAATAATACCTAGATTCTCAAGGAGGCCTATTTTCAGCCAGAGCTCTGGAATCTTTGCATTTGTAATGTTGTCAATAGTCGGGTTCTCATCGTGGGCTCACCACATGTATGCAACTGGCATGTCGTTTACAGAAAAGACCGTATTTATGATAGGAACATTGGCAGCAGTCCCGGCATCTGCAATGCACGTCTTTAACTTTATTGCAACAATGTGGGGTGCAAGAATTCGATTTGCCACGCCAATGATGTGGGCAGTCGGAGGAATCGCATTGTTCTTCTCTGCAGGAGCAGGCGGTGTGGCAAATGCCGCAATGCCATTTGACTTTATCACGCATGACTCGTACTGGGTGGTAGGACACTTCCACCTATTTGTGATGGGAACAATAGCGTTTGGCTCTATTGGGTTCCTATACTACATGTTCCCGTTCATTACTGGAAGAATGTACAATGAGACAATGGGCAAGATTCACTTTATCATGTCAATGGCAGGAACAGTAATGGTCTTCTTTACACAACACGTGCTTGGACTGTACGGCATGCCAAGAAGAGTCTTTGATTACATACCGCAACCGGAAATAATAGTAATGAACCAAATAGCATCTGTTGGCGCAATGATAATTGGCGTCAGCATGGGACTATGGATATTTAACATGATTTACAGCTCTGCCAGAGGCAAGGAAGCAAACATGGACGATCCGTGGAACCTTGGAGGCAAATACTACTTCCCGCACCAGGCAAAGACCCCACACCACTAG
- a CDS encoding cupredoxin domain-containing protein — protein MSGHSNWPEWIYIGVVIVLLAYVGAEAWNVERIVEHTPAEAEVIKVVGQQWFWTFEHADGTKEVGELHVKKGKPYKFEITAKDVNHAFNIHDYVVLQDAIVGRVNTVWFAPDKAGEYMIQCREYCGLLHYNMRATLYVEE, from the coding sequence ATGAGCGGACACTCTAACTGGCCTGAATGGATTTACATTGGCGTTGTTATAGTGTTATTGGCATATGTGGGCGCAGAGGCATGGAATGTCGAAAGAATCGTAGAGCACACTCCTGCCGAAGCCGAGGTAATCAAGGTTGTAGGGCAGCAGTGGTTTTGGACCTTTGAGCACGCAGATGGAACCAAAGAAGTAGGCGAGCTGCACGTCAAGAAAGGAAAACCGTACAAATTTGAAATAACGGCCAAGGACGTCAACCACGCATTTAACATTCATGATTATGTCGTGTTACAGGATGCCATTGTAGGACGTGTCAACACAGTTTGGTTTGCCCCCGACAAGGCAGGCGAATACATGATTCAATGCAGGGAATACTGCGGGCTATTACACTATAACATGAGGGCAACCCTCTATGTGGAGGAATAA
- a CDS encoding histidine phosphatase family protein, with translation MGLIIFLRHGQAQNNTSRVLAGRAPGVALTPKGVTQANDIGRFLKSLDISHIYASPIERAHKTAQIVGDHVGLPTTVDERLYELEMGRFSGMAYDDLFAKHGNVFLKFYQGDPTIEENGVETFAQVKNRVLSIVDHVRREHSGKNVLLVTHMDPIKAMISNVLNLNAQSLFELIIANASLTILREEQGKFSLSAINAMNPDRYNQGPF, from the coding sequence ATGGGATTGATAATATTTTTGCGTCATGGACAAGCGCAGAACAACACCTCTCGAGTTTTGGCAGGGCGTGCGCCTGGAGTTGCACTCACACCAAAAGGAGTCACACAAGCCAATGATATTGGCAGATTCCTAAAATCACTTGACATTTCTCATATCTATGCAAGCCCAATAGAGCGGGCGCACAAGACTGCCCAAATTGTAGGCGATCATGTTGGACTGCCAACAACAGTGGATGAACGTCTCTATGAGCTGGAGATGGGCAGGTTTTCTGGCATGGCATACGATGATTTGTTTGCAAAACACGGAAATGTATTTTTGAAATTTTATCAGGGCGATCCAACAATTGAGGAAAACGGGGTGGAAACATTTGCACAGGTCAAAAACAGGGTTCTGAGCATTGTGGATCACGTCAGAAGGGAACACTCTGGAAAAAATGTTCTACTTGTGACACACATGGATCCGATAAAAGCAATGATCTCAAATGTTTTGAACTTGAATGCCCAATCACTATTTGAGCTAATAATTGCAAACGCATCGTTGACAATACTTAGAGAGGAACAGGGCAAGTTTTCTTTGTCTGCAATTAATGCAATGAATCCTGATCGATACAACCAAGGACCTTTCTAA
- the npdG gene encoding NADPH-dependent F420 reductase, with protein sequence MKIGIIGGTGGMGKGFALRWCKKHDILIGSRDAQRASDAAKEYLQTAKQAFGNINGTISGTDNNSVAAQSDVLILSIPYENIDSVCSGLLGNIKDSCTVISPIVPMTKTDIGFEFIPLKENKPFSHQMVQKHMKNKNKLVSAFHVISEKKLVDPNFTLDYDIFVCGDDKESIDVVNGLIGEISGLRPIFLGSGALAYQAEIATPLLLNAMIKNKMKNPGIKIL encoded by the coding sequence TTGAAAATAGGAATTATTGGCGGAACTGGCGGCATGGGAAAAGGCTTTGCACTGCGCTGGTGCAAAAAGCACGATATTCTAATTGGCTCGCGAGATGCGCAAAGGGCATCTGATGCCGCAAAAGAATATTTGCAAACAGCAAAGCAAGCATTTGGAAACATCAACGGGACAATTTCCGGTACAGACAACAATTCAGTTGCAGCTCAAAGCGATGTTTTGATTTTATCAATACCATATGAGAACATTGATTCTGTGTGTTCTGGCCTGCTTGGAAACATCAAGGACAGCTGTACTGTCATATCACCTATAGTTCCAATGACAAAGACCGACATTGGTTTTGAGTTCATACCGCTAAAGGAAAACAAGCCATTCTCACACCAAATGGTGCAAAAACACATGAAAAACAAAAACAAGCTTGTATCAGCATTTCATGTCATATCGGAAAAAAAACTTGTCGACCCAAACTTTACACTGGACTATGACATTTTTGTTTGCGGTGACGACAAGGAATCTATTGATGTGGTAAATGGCCTAATTGGAGAGATTAGCGGCCTGCGACCAATATTTCTGGGCTCTGGCGCACTGGCATATCAGGCAGAGATTGCAACTCCACTGCTACTTAATGCCATGATCAAAAACAAAATGAAAAACCCTGGAATCAAAATCCTCTAA
- a CDS encoding pyridoxamine 5'-phosphate oxidase family protein, which yields MRKETLLKKQKVMHLATIDSRGSPHLVPVWYKKIGKKFYIGTNTRTAKAKNISKNNKVCFCIDIGVWHPIDGMMITGKAKLLREENKVKKIAGQVLLRYFKTLQEKSAKQLLDQTDCVIEITPLKTTSWHY from the coding sequence ATGCGTAAAGAGACTCTGCTAAAAAAACAAAAGGTCATGCATCTTGCGACGATTGATTCCAGGGGAAGCCCGCATCTGGTTCCTGTTTGGTATAAAAAAATTGGAAAAAAATTCTACATCGGCACAAACACAAGGACTGCCAAGGCAAAAAATATCTCAAAGAACAACAAAGTCTGCTTTTGCATAGATATTGGCGTTTGGCATCCAATTGATGGAATGATGATAACAGGCAAGGCGAAACTTCTCAGAGAAGAAAACAAGGTAAAAAAAATCGCAGGGCAAGTCCTGCTTCGTTATTTCAAAACATTACAGGAAAAATCTGCAAAGCAACTATTAGACCAGACTGATTGTGTAATAGAAATCACGCCGCTAAAAACAACTAGTTGGCATTACTGA